A region of the Arenibacter antarcticus genome:
CCATGGGTAGATTTTGTGTATTTTTGTATGGATGTTAAATTGGAATAGGATATGGTAAAAAAAAATATAGCCTTTGAACTTTTGGTTTACACTTCTAGGGAAGAGTTGGAGCGTAAAGATGCAGAATTGATGGAGGTCGCTATTGAGGCCCGAAAGAAGGCTTATTCCCCATATTCAAATTTTGAGGTGGGTGCTGCAATACTTTTGGGTAATGGTGAGGTAGTCCAAGGAAATAATCAAGAGAATGCCTGTTACCCAGCTGGATTATGTGCAGAAAGGGTGGCTATTTATTACGCAGCGGCAAAATACCCAGATGTTTCAATCATTTCAATTGCCATTAGTGCCACTTCTAGGAATTATGTAATGGACAGGCCAGCGGCCCCCTGTGGAAACTGTCGTCAATCTATTTCAGAATACGAAATAAAACAACAAAGCCCAATTTCAATTATCATGACCGGGGAAACGGGGGAGGTGCTTAAATGCCACTCGGTATCCGATATTCTCCCCCTTGCCTTTAATAGCACTTTCTTGGGATAACAGCAGGGAAATGTGGGGTTTAAAATTTGAGGTTACCCTCATTCACATGATATATGGGATTCTTTATCCAAACCTTTTAATTATAATTTTTTTCCTATTGATTTATATATGTATTTTTGTTCTCCGTTTTTATTTTAAGCACGACTTTTAAATAATGCGATATACTTCAAAAATTGATAATAAATGGAAAAAATAACCAAAGAGGTCTACCTTAAATGGTATGAAGACATGTTGTTCTGGAGAAAGTTTGAGGATAAACTTGCCGCCGTATACATTCAACAAAAAGTCCGTGGATTTTTACATCTATACAATGGGCAGGAAGCTGTCTTGGCAGGTGCTTTGCACGCTATGGATCTAACCAAGGATAGAATGATTACCGCTTACAGGAATCACGTTCAGCCTATAGGAATGGGAGAGGACCCCAAGAAAGTTATGGCAGAGCTCTATGGTAAGGTTACCGGTACCTCAAAAGGTATGGGTGGTTCTATGCATATTTTTTCCAAAGAGTTTCGTTTTTACGGAGGTCACGGTATTGTTGGTGGACAAATTCCTTTAGGGGCAGGTCTGGCTTTTGCCGATAAGTATTTTAAAAGAGATTCGGTCACTATATGTTATATGGGAGACGGTGCGGTAAGACAGGGTTCTTTGCACGAAAGTTTCAACTTGGCAATGCTTTGGAAGCTTCCAGTAGTCTTTGTATGTGAGAATAATGGATATGCCATGGGAACTTCTGTTGCCAGAACATCGCATTCTACGGAAATTTGGAAACTTGGACTTGGTTATGAGATGCCTTGTGGTCCTGTAGATGGAATGGATCCAGTTACAGTTGCCAAAGAAATGAGTAAGGCTATTGAGCGGGCTAGATCTGGCGGAGGTCCTACTTTTTTGGAAATGAAAACCTATCGTTATAGGGGTCATTCCATGTCCGATGCACAGCACTATAGAACCAAGGAAGAAGTAGAGGAGTACAAAAAAATTGATCCGATTACCCAAGTGTTAGAAGTGATCAAGGAAAACAATTACGCTACGGAAGCCGAAATCAAGGACATAGATAAAAAAATAAAAACATTGGTTACGGAATGTGAGAAATTCGCCGATGAGTCGGAATACCCTCCAATAAACCAATTATATGATATGGTCTACGATCAAGAGGATTATCCATTTGTACAACATAAAATATAAGTAAATGGCAGAAGTTATAAATATGCCAAGACTTAGCGATACCATGGAAGAAGGTACCGTTGCTAAGTGGCTGAAACAAGTAGGGGATAAGATCGAAGAAGGAGATATCTTAGCGGAAATTGAAACCGATAAGGCTACCATGGAATTTGAATCCTTTAATGAGGGAACTTTATTGTACATTGGGATCAAAGAGGGGGATACTGCCCCTGTAGAATCGCTTCTTGCCATAATTGGCGAAGAAGGAGAGGATATCTCGGCATTGATTTCTCCCGTAGCTAAGGAAGAAAAGACGGAAGAAGCAGCGTCAGAAACTGCTGAAGATAAAGATGTAGCTGGTGATGCTCAAGATGCTGTTATCCCTGAAGGAGTGGAAGTTATTAAAATGCCACGTCTTAGCGATACCATGGAAGAAGGTACCGTAGCCAGTTGGTTAAAAAAGGTAGGCGATGAGATCGAAGAAGGAGATATACTTGCCGAAATAGAAACGGACAAGGCTACAATGGAGTTCGAATCCTTTTACTCGGGAATCTTATTGTACGTTGGTATCCAAGAGGGAGAAACTGCTCCTGTTGATGCTGTTCTTGCAGTGATTGGTCCAAAAGGCACCGACGTAGACGCTGTATTGGCCAGTGGTGGTTCAGCAGCTCCTAAAAAAGAGGAGGCTTCAAAGGAAGCAGTAAAACAAACTGCAACTTCATCTAGCGAGGTTTCGGTAACCCCTACATCTAATGACGGTCAGCGTATATTTGCCTCCCCCTTGGCTAAAAAAATGGCACAGGAAAAGGGAATAGATCTAAGTGATGTAAAGGGAAGTGGTGATCAAGGTAGGATTGTTAGGAAAGATATTGAGGAGTATCAGCCAAAACAAAAAGAGGTGGCAACAGAGGAGAAATCCGCTACGGCCAAAGCGAGCTCCCCAGCTCCTATGAATTTGCCAGTTGGTGAAGAGGCGACAGAAGATGTTAAGAATTCCCAAATGCGTAAGGTAATCGCCAAACGTTTGGGGGAATCAAAATTCTCAGCGCCACACTATTACCTCACTATTGAAGTGGATATGGATCATGCTAAAGCGTCTAGAGTGCAGATCAATGCCCTTCCAGATATCAAGGTGTCCTTTAATGATATGGTTGTAAAGGCTTGTGCTATGGCATTAAAAAAACACCCACAGGTAAACACCACTTGGAACAATGATACTACGCGTATTAACCATCACGTCCATATTGGGGTAGCGGTGGCTGTAGAAGACGGACTTTTAGTGCCTGTATTAAAATTCGCCGATCAAATGAACTTGACCCAGATAGGGGCAACAGTTAAAGATCTAGCGGGCAAAGCACGGAATAAAAAAATTAGTCCCGCAGAAATGGAGGGAAGTACCTTTACGGTTTCCAACCTTGGAATGTTCGGGATTTCAGAGTTTACCTCTATTATCAATCAGCCTAATTCTGCTATTTTATCGGTAGGAGCAATAGAAGAGAAACCAGTAGTGAAAAACGGTGAGATTGTTGTTGGGAGTACCATGAAAGTTACCTTGGCATGTGACCATAGAACTGTTGACGGTGCTACCGGAGCTCAATTTTTACAAACCTTAAGAGCATATTTGGAGCATCCAGTGACTATGCTTGCCTAAATAAATGAATATATGTCCGTTGTTAATCGGACATAACAATTCCAAGGTATAGGTTGGAATTATTTGCAGGGCAAAAATTGACAAAAAGCATCCTGTTTTTCAGGATGCTTTTTTTATATTTAAAGGTGAATAGGACAGGTCAAAAATAATTTCTATCGGGAACGGTATAGGGAAGTTATTGGAGTAAGTAATACATTAATAAAAATAGATGAAAAATAGCTTCTTATTAGCATTCTTGGGTTTAGCCTTGGCATGTGGAGGGACCAAAATAGATCAATCGGTTAGTTTAGGCAAAGATGCCAGGCTTAAAAGTGAACCCATAAAGACCGAGGTGCGTGTGCCCTTTTCCAAAAGTAATGAGGTAGGAGAGATCATCAGTTATTTAGCCTCTGATGAATTAAAGGGAAGGGAAGCCGGGACCGAAGGAATAAACATGGCGGCAGATTATATAGCGAATTTGTTTAAGAGCTATAAGATTGCGCCTTATTTTTCGACCTATAGGGATACCTTAGTCAATTTTAATCCGACTACTTATAATATGGTAGGGTACTTGGAGGGAACAGATAAGGACTTAAAGAATGAGTTTATTATTATCGGTGCCCACTATGATCATATTGGTGTTATTTCTCCAATTGCAGGGGACAGTATAGCAAACGGCGCTAATGACAATGCATCAGGGACTACTACAGTGTTGGAGTTTGCTAGGTATTTTGGGGAAACACGAACTAATAAAAGAAGTATCCTCTTTGTGTTGTTCTCCGCAGAGGAAAAAGGATTGTTGGGTGCAAAGCATCTGGCTGAGAAGCTAAAGCAAGAAGAGCTTAATCTATATGTGATGCTCAATTTTGAAATGGTAGGTGTGCCTTTGGTAGATAAGGATTATTTAATGTATGTTACCGGCTATGAGAAATCTAATTTGGCGGAAATCAGTAATGGTTATGCCAAGGAGAAATTAGTCGGATTCCTGCCCACAGCAAAAGAATTTGGTTTGTTTATGCGTTCTGATAATTATTCGTTCCATACCGAATTTGGAGTCCCTTCACAAACGTTTTGCACCTTCGACTTCACTAATTTTGACCATTATCATAAAGTTGGAGACGAGGTTTCCTTAGTAGATTTGGAACATATGGCAAATCTGGTAAATAAAACAATCCCCGTTTTAGAGGGAATTATAAATGCAGAGGAGCAAGAAATAAAATATAACTAATGGCAAATATCATCATTACAGGGAGTAGTAGGGGCATCGGATTTCAATTGGCAAAGTTGTTCGCGGATGAGGGACATCAGGTATTGGCACTTTCAAGGAACGATGCACCTATAGCAGAATTAAAAAATAAGAATATCAAGAGCTTTTCATTTGACCTGTCCAATGATAATGATTTTGAGAAATTAGATTCTTTTCTAGAAAAAAACTGGAAGCAAGTAGATGTGCTCATTAACAATGCGGGAAAATTATTGAACCAAGCATTCTTGGAAACTTCTATGGAAGAATTTGAGGAGGTTTACAGGGTGAATGTCTTTGGAGTGGCAAAATTGACTCAGAAAATAATTCCCCTCATGTCCAGATCAGGACATGTGGTGACCATAAGCTCTATGGGTGGGGTTCAAGGAAGTATGAAATTCCCGGGTCTTTCCGCTTATAGTTCCAGTAAGGCGGCGGTGATTACCATGACCGAGCTTTGGGCGGAGGAATTTAAAGAAAGCGGTCCAGCATTCAACGTACTGGCTTTAGGTGCTGTGCAGACCGAAATGTTACAAGAAGCCTTTCCAGGATATGAAGCGGGCACTACGGCATTGGAAATGGCGTCCTATATCAAGGATTTTTCGTTGAATGGAAATAAGTTTTACAACGGTAAATTGCTGCAAGTTTCCAATTCTACCCCCTAATCTATGGCCCTGTGCAAATTGGAGTTGAAGTATACCTCCATAGCTGAGCCTAGGAGATATTCGGTTTACAGAAATCTTTATACCTAAATGTGCTGCTTACAATTTGTTGGCTTTGGATTTGGGGATCTGCATTGTTGCACCGTTTCCGGCAATTAGACTGGCTACAACCTTGGTCTGCGGAAACTGCTCCAGTATTATTTTTATAAATACGGTGATAGGTATGGCCATTA
Encoded here:
- a CDS encoding M28 family peptidase is translated as MKNSFLLAFLGLALACGGTKIDQSVSLGKDARLKSEPIKTEVRVPFSKSNEVGEIISYLASDELKGREAGTEGINMAADYIANLFKSYKIAPYFSTYRDTLVNFNPTTYNMVGYLEGTDKDLKNEFIIIGAHYDHIGVISPIAGDSIANGANDNASGTTTVLEFARYFGETRTNKRSILFVLFSAEEKGLLGAKHLAEKLKQEELNLYVMLNFEMVGVPLVDKDYLMYVTGYEKSNLAEISNGYAKEKLVGFLPTAKEFGLFMRSDNYSFHTEFGVPSQTFCTFDFTNFDHYHKVGDEVSLVDLEHMANLVNKTIPVLEGIINAEEQEIKYN
- a CDS encoding cytidine deaminase gives rise to the protein MVKKNIAFELLVYTSREELERKDAELMEVAIEARKKAYSPYSNFEVGAAILLGNGEVVQGNNQENACYPAGLCAERVAIYYAAAKYPDVSIISIAISATSRNYVMDRPAAPCGNCRQSISEYEIKQQSPISIIMTGETGEVLKCHSVSDILPLAFNSTFLG
- the pdhA gene encoding pyruvate dehydrogenase (acetyl-transferring) E1 component subunit alpha yields the protein MEKITKEVYLKWYEDMLFWRKFEDKLAAVYIQQKVRGFLHLYNGQEAVLAGALHAMDLTKDRMITAYRNHVQPIGMGEDPKKVMAELYGKVTGTSKGMGGSMHIFSKEFRFYGGHGIVGGQIPLGAGLAFADKYFKRDSVTICYMGDGAVRQGSLHESFNLAMLWKLPVVFVCENNGYAMGTSVARTSHSTEIWKLGLGYEMPCGPVDGMDPVTVAKEMSKAIERARSGGGPTFLEMKTYRYRGHSMSDAQHYRTKEEVEEYKKIDPITQVLEVIKENNYATEAEIKDIDKKIKTLVTECEKFADESEYPPINQLYDMVYDQEDYPFVQHKI
- a CDS encoding SDR family oxidoreductase; translation: MANIIITGSSRGIGFQLAKLFADEGHQVLALSRNDAPIAELKNKNIKSFSFDLSNDNDFEKLDSFLEKNWKQVDVLINNAGKLLNQAFLETSMEEFEEVYRVNVFGVAKLTQKIIPLMSRSGHVVTISSMGGVQGSMKFPGLSAYSSSKAAVITMTELWAEEFKESGPAFNVLALGAVQTEMLQEAFPGYEAGTTALEMASYIKDFSLNGNKFYNGKLLQVSNSTP
- a CDS encoding pyruvate dehydrogenase complex dihydrolipoamide acetyltransferase, yielding MAEVINMPRLSDTMEEGTVAKWLKQVGDKIEEGDILAEIETDKATMEFESFNEGTLLYIGIKEGDTAPVESLLAIIGEEGEDISALISPVAKEEKTEEAASETAEDKDVAGDAQDAVIPEGVEVIKMPRLSDTMEEGTVASWLKKVGDEIEEGDILAEIETDKATMEFESFYSGILLYVGIQEGETAPVDAVLAVIGPKGTDVDAVLASGGSAAPKKEEASKEAVKQTATSSSEVSVTPTSNDGQRIFASPLAKKMAQEKGIDLSDVKGSGDQGRIVRKDIEEYQPKQKEVATEEKSATAKASSPAPMNLPVGEEATEDVKNSQMRKVIAKRLGESKFSAPHYYLTIEVDMDHAKASRVQINALPDIKVSFNDMVVKACAMALKKHPQVNTTWNNDTTRINHHVHIGVAVAVEDGLLVPVLKFADQMNLTQIGATVKDLAGKARNKKISPAEMEGSTFTVSNLGMFGISEFTSIINQPNSAILSVGAIEEKPVVKNGEIVVGSTMKVTLACDHRTVDGATGAQFLQTLRAYLEHPVTMLA